The following coding sequences are from one Musa acuminata AAA Group cultivar baxijiao chromosome BXJ2-4, Cavendish_Baxijiao_AAA, whole genome shotgun sequence window:
- the LOC103982791 gene encoding trihelix transcription factor GTL1-like isoform X2, which produces MQQQKAGSQFVVPHSEMAPFSPSAVGSGAHLLGIPGPDPLQQSPMTEAASPISSRTPARPPTVDFDELAPAVAGNCPEDQSLAGGEDAERGGGATGNRWPRQETLALLKIRSEMDAAFRDATFKGSLWEEVCRKLGELGYKRSAKKCKEKFENVHKYYKRTKEGRAGRQDGKSYRFFSQLEALYSGSSDGGATTSTANPAPAPPLVAASSAFSAGMAGPPVSRPQPISATAPPTMATPTRVVVPDLALPGGLQGLTSSAVAGITFSWNSSSSSSSSDSDAEETGDADENQEGRKRKHGGGSGPSRKMMAFFDRLMNQVMERQDAMQQRFLEAIEKRDQDRTIRDEAWRRQEMERLNREQELLAQERVMAASRDTAIISYLQKISGQAVPVPPMPATPISIAPLSPQQPSQHPHERSQPPRQQQQQQTPRAPEQSPQNQNECKQHHKSSEVVRHKSSSASEIDPTLEPQEVVGSGSLEPMPSSSRWPRAEVHALINLRSGLESKYQEAGPKGTLWEEISAGMQRLGYNRSAKRCKEKWENINKYFKKVKESNKKRPEDSKTCPYFHQLEAIYRKKLLSSGGTSSGSGNIVGIQRQQVQEANPPPNQQKSDAVTIMPQEQAPPPPQEQAGSKNGKDGSSNNQNGGNSEGGEVSLGIQVPTSNGGLPSRFFGEGLNKELMGQRQQQAAMDDDYAKLDEADSDNMDQNDDNDDNDDDDEEDRKMQYTIQFQKQNVNNAGGSGGNGSAAASPGSFLAIVQ; this is translated from the exons ATGCAACAGCAGAAAGCAGGGTCCCAATTCGTGGTGCCGCATTCCGAAATGGCCCCATTCTCCCCCTCCGCTGTCGGCTCCGGGGCGCACTTACTGGGAATTCCCGGTCCTGACCCCCTCCAGCAGTCGCCGATGACCGAGGCGGCGTCGCCCATCAGCAGCCGGACACCGGCGCGGCCGCCCACCGTGGATTTCGACGAACTAGCACCCGCGGTGGCCGGGAACTGCCCGGAGGACCAGTCTCTTGCTGGGGGCGAGGATGCCGAGAGGGGCGGAGGCGCGACCGGAAACCGGTGGCCACGGCAGGAGACGCTCGCCCTGCTTAAGATCCGCTCCGAGATGGACGCCGCCTTCCGGGACGCCACCTTCAAGGGCTCTCTCTGGGAGGAGGTCTGCAG AAAACTGGGGGAGTTGGGGTACAAACGGAGCGCCAAGAAGTGCAAGGAGAAGTTCGAGAACGTGCACAAGTACTACAAGCGCACCAAGGAAGGCCGGGCAGGTCGCCAGGACGGCAAGAGCTACCGCTTCTTCAGCCAGCTGGAAGCTCTCTACAGTGGCAGCAGCGACGGCGGCGCCACCACCTCAACCGCCAACCCCGCCCCTGCTCCCCCCCTCGTTGCCGCCTCATCTGCCTTCAGCGCCGGCATGGCGGGACCACCCGTCAGCAGACCCCAGCCTATCTCTGCGACGGCCCCACCAACCATGGCGACGCCCACTAGGGTGGTCGTCCCCGATCTGGCGCTACCCGGGGGCCTGCAAGGACTCACGAGCTCTGCTGTCGCTGGGATAACGTTTTCGTGgaattcttcctcttcttcgtcgTCTTCGGACTCCGATGCCGAGGAAACCGGAGATGCCGATGAGAATCAGGAAGGGAGGAAGCGGAAACACGGCGGGGGGTCAGGACCAAGCCGGAAGATGATGGCCTTCTTCGATCGGTTGATGAACCAGGTGATGGAACGGCAGGATGCTATGCAGCAGCGGTTCTTAGAGGCCATCGAGAAGAGAGATCAGGACAGGACGATCCGAGACGAGGCCTGGCGGAGGCAGGAGATGGAGCGGCTCAATCGTGAGCAGGAGCTCTTAGCCCAGGAGCGCGTCATGGCTGCCTCCCGAGACACCGCCATAATCTCGTACCTTCAGAAGATAAGTGGGCAGGCCGTCCCCGTACCACCGATGCCTGCCACCCCTATCTCCATTGCTCCACTTTCGCCACAGCAGCCGTCTCAACATCCTCATGAACGATCACAGCCTCcgagacagcagcagcagcagcagacacCACGCGCACCAGAACAGTCACCCCAGAACCAGAACGAGTGTAAGCAACACCACAAGAGCAGCGAGGTCGTCCGGCACAAGTCTTCGTCGGCGTCAGAGATCGATCCCACTTTGGAGCCGCAGGAGGTTGTCGGAAGTGGGAGCCTCGAGCCCATGCCGTCATCCTCGCGGTGGCCAAGGGCGGAGGTGCATGCATTGATCAACCTCCGGAGCGGTCTCGAGTCGAAGTACCAGGAGGCCGGGCCGAAGGGGACACTGTGGGAAGAGATCTCAGCTGGAATGCAGCGGCTCGGCTATAACCGGAGCGCAAAGAGGTGCAAGGAGAAATGGGAGAACATCAACAAATACTTCAAGAAGGTGAAGGAAAGCAACAAGAAACGGCCGGAGGATTCCAAGACTTGCCCTTACTTCCACCAATTGGAAGCCATCTACCGCAAGAAACTCCTCAGCAGCGGGGGAACCagcagtggcagcggcaacaTCGTGGGAATTCAACGGCAGCAAGTCCAAGAAGCCAATCCACCTCCCAATCAACAGAAGAGTGACGCAGTAACAATCATGCCACAAGAACAAGCACCTCCGCCACCACAAGAACAAGCTGGAAGCAAAAATGGGAAGGACGGAAGCTCCAACAATCAAAATGGTGGGAATTCTGAGGGCGGCGAGGTTTCCCTCGGTATACAAGTACCAACTAGCAACGGGGGACTTCCCTCGAGATTCTTTGGCGAAGGATTAAACAAG GAGCTAATGGGGCAACGACAGCAGCAAGCTGCCATGGATGATGACTACGCTAAGTTGGATGAAGCTGACAGCGATAACATGGACCAAAACGACGACAACGATGACAACGATGACGACGACGAGGAAGACAGGAAAATGCAATACACGATACAGTTCCAGAAGCAGAATGTGAATAATGCAGGAGGCAGCGGAGGGAATGGGTCAGCTGCAGCTTCCCCGGGTTCTTTCTTGGCCATAGTTCAATAG
- the LOC103982791 gene encoding trihelix transcription factor GTL1-like isoform X1, with translation MQQQKAGSQFVVPHSEMAPFSPSAVGSGAHLLGIPGPDPLQQSPMTEAASPISSRTPARPPTVDFDELAPAVAGNCPEDQSLAGGEDAERGGGATGNRWPRQETLALLKIRSEMDAAFRDATFKGSLWEEVCRKLGELGYKRSAKKCKEKFENVHKYYKRTKEGRAGRQDGKSYRFFSQLEALYSGSSDGGATTSTANPAPAPPLVAASSAFSAGMAGPPVSRPQPISATAPPTMATPTRVVVPDLALPGGLQGLTSSAVAGITFSWNSSSSSSSSDSDAEETGDADENQEGRKRKHGGGSGPSRKMMAFFDRLMNQVMERQDAMQQRFLEAIEKRDQDRTIRDEAWRRQEMERLNREQELLAQERVMAASRDTAIISYLQKISGQAVPVPPMPATPISIAPLSPQQPSQHPHERSQPPRQQQQQQTPRAPEQSPQNQNECKQHHKSSEVVRHKSSSASEIDPTLEPQEVVGSGSLEPMPSSSRWPRAEVHALINLRSGLESKYQEAGPKGTLWEEISAGMQRLGYNRSAKRCKEKWENINKYFKKVKESNKKRPEDSKTCPYFHQLEAIYRKKLLSSGGTSSGSGNIVGIQRQQVQEANPPPNQQKSDAVTIMPQEQAPPPPQEQAGSKNGKDGSSNNQNGGNSEGGEVSLGIQVPTSNGGLPSRFFGEGLNKSENFVKELMGQRQQQAAMDDDYAKLDEADSDNMDQNDDNDDNDDDDEEDRKMQYTIQFQKQNVNNAGGSGGNGSAAASPGSFLAIVQ, from the exons ATGCAACAGCAGAAAGCAGGGTCCCAATTCGTGGTGCCGCATTCCGAAATGGCCCCATTCTCCCCCTCCGCTGTCGGCTCCGGGGCGCACTTACTGGGAATTCCCGGTCCTGACCCCCTCCAGCAGTCGCCGATGACCGAGGCGGCGTCGCCCATCAGCAGCCGGACACCGGCGCGGCCGCCCACCGTGGATTTCGACGAACTAGCACCCGCGGTGGCCGGGAACTGCCCGGAGGACCAGTCTCTTGCTGGGGGCGAGGATGCCGAGAGGGGCGGAGGCGCGACCGGAAACCGGTGGCCACGGCAGGAGACGCTCGCCCTGCTTAAGATCCGCTCCGAGATGGACGCCGCCTTCCGGGACGCCACCTTCAAGGGCTCTCTCTGGGAGGAGGTCTGCAG AAAACTGGGGGAGTTGGGGTACAAACGGAGCGCCAAGAAGTGCAAGGAGAAGTTCGAGAACGTGCACAAGTACTACAAGCGCACCAAGGAAGGCCGGGCAGGTCGCCAGGACGGCAAGAGCTACCGCTTCTTCAGCCAGCTGGAAGCTCTCTACAGTGGCAGCAGCGACGGCGGCGCCACCACCTCAACCGCCAACCCCGCCCCTGCTCCCCCCCTCGTTGCCGCCTCATCTGCCTTCAGCGCCGGCATGGCGGGACCACCCGTCAGCAGACCCCAGCCTATCTCTGCGACGGCCCCACCAACCATGGCGACGCCCACTAGGGTGGTCGTCCCCGATCTGGCGCTACCCGGGGGCCTGCAAGGACTCACGAGCTCTGCTGTCGCTGGGATAACGTTTTCGTGgaattcttcctcttcttcgtcgTCTTCGGACTCCGATGCCGAGGAAACCGGAGATGCCGATGAGAATCAGGAAGGGAGGAAGCGGAAACACGGCGGGGGGTCAGGACCAAGCCGGAAGATGATGGCCTTCTTCGATCGGTTGATGAACCAGGTGATGGAACGGCAGGATGCTATGCAGCAGCGGTTCTTAGAGGCCATCGAGAAGAGAGATCAGGACAGGACGATCCGAGACGAGGCCTGGCGGAGGCAGGAGATGGAGCGGCTCAATCGTGAGCAGGAGCTCTTAGCCCAGGAGCGCGTCATGGCTGCCTCCCGAGACACCGCCATAATCTCGTACCTTCAGAAGATAAGTGGGCAGGCCGTCCCCGTACCACCGATGCCTGCCACCCCTATCTCCATTGCTCCACTTTCGCCACAGCAGCCGTCTCAACATCCTCATGAACGATCACAGCCTCcgagacagcagcagcagcagcagacacCACGCGCACCAGAACAGTCACCCCAGAACCAGAACGAGTGTAAGCAACACCACAAGAGCAGCGAGGTCGTCCGGCACAAGTCTTCGTCGGCGTCAGAGATCGATCCCACTTTGGAGCCGCAGGAGGTTGTCGGAAGTGGGAGCCTCGAGCCCATGCCGTCATCCTCGCGGTGGCCAAGGGCGGAGGTGCATGCATTGATCAACCTCCGGAGCGGTCTCGAGTCGAAGTACCAGGAGGCCGGGCCGAAGGGGACACTGTGGGAAGAGATCTCAGCTGGAATGCAGCGGCTCGGCTATAACCGGAGCGCAAAGAGGTGCAAGGAGAAATGGGAGAACATCAACAAATACTTCAAGAAGGTGAAGGAAAGCAACAAGAAACGGCCGGAGGATTCCAAGACTTGCCCTTACTTCCACCAATTGGAAGCCATCTACCGCAAGAAACTCCTCAGCAGCGGGGGAACCagcagtggcagcggcaacaTCGTGGGAATTCAACGGCAGCAAGTCCAAGAAGCCAATCCACCTCCCAATCAACAGAAGAGTGACGCAGTAACAATCATGCCACAAGAACAAGCACCTCCGCCACCACAAGAACAAGCTGGAAGCAAAAATGGGAAGGACGGAAGCTCCAACAATCAAAATGGTGGGAATTCTGAGGGCGGCGAGGTTTCCCTCGGTATACAAGTACCAACTAGCAACGGGGGACTTCCCTCGAGATTCTTTGGCGAAGGATTAAACAAG TCAGAAAATTTCGTGAAGGAGCTAATGGGGCAACGACAGCAGCAAGCTGCCATGGATGATGACTACGCTAAGTTGGATGAAGCTGACAGCGATAACATGGACCAAAACGACGACAACGATGACAACGATGACGACGACGAGGAAGACAGGAAAATGCAATACACGATACAGTTCCAGAAGCAGAATGTGAATAATGCAGGAGGCAGCGGAGGGAATGGGTCAGCTGCAGCTTCCCCGGGTTCTTTCTTGGCCATAGTTCAATAG
- the LOC103982791 gene encoding trihelix transcription factor GTL1-like isoform X3, whose protein sequence is MQQQKAGSQFVVPHSEMAPFSPSAVGSGAHLLGIPGPDPLQQSPMTEAASPISSRTPARPPTVDFDELAPAVAGNCPEDQSLAGGEDAERGGGATGNRWPRQETLALLKIRSEMDAAFRDATFKGSLWEEVCRKLGELGYKRSAKKCKEKFENVHKYYKRTKEGRAGRQDGKSYRFFSQLEALYSGSSDGGATTSTANPAPAPPLVAASSAFSAGMAGPPVSRPQPISATAPPTMATPTRVVVPDLALPGGLQGLTSSAVAGITFSWNSSSSSSSSDSDAEETGDADENQEGRKRKHGGGSGPSRKMMAFFDRLMNQVMERQDAMQQRFLEAIEKRDQDRTIRDEAWRRQEMERLNREQELLAQERVMAASRDTAIISYLQKISGQAVPVPPMPATPISIAPLSPQQPSQHPHERSQPPRQQQQQQTPRAPEQSPQNQNECKQHHKSSEVVRHKSSSASEIDPTLEPQEVVGSGSLEPMPSSSRWPRAEVHALINLRSGLESKYQEAGPKGTLWEEISAGMQRLGYNRSAKRCKEKWENINKYFKKVKESNKKRPEDSKTCPYFHQLEAIYRKKLLSSGGTSSGSGNIVGIQRQQVQEANPPPNQQKSDAVTIMPQEQAPPPPQEQAGSKNGKDGSSNNQNGGNSEGGEVSLGIQVPTSNGGLPSRFFGEGLNKKIS, encoded by the exons ATGCAACAGCAGAAAGCAGGGTCCCAATTCGTGGTGCCGCATTCCGAAATGGCCCCATTCTCCCCCTCCGCTGTCGGCTCCGGGGCGCACTTACTGGGAATTCCCGGTCCTGACCCCCTCCAGCAGTCGCCGATGACCGAGGCGGCGTCGCCCATCAGCAGCCGGACACCGGCGCGGCCGCCCACCGTGGATTTCGACGAACTAGCACCCGCGGTGGCCGGGAACTGCCCGGAGGACCAGTCTCTTGCTGGGGGCGAGGATGCCGAGAGGGGCGGAGGCGCGACCGGAAACCGGTGGCCACGGCAGGAGACGCTCGCCCTGCTTAAGATCCGCTCCGAGATGGACGCCGCCTTCCGGGACGCCACCTTCAAGGGCTCTCTCTGGGAGGAGGTCTGCAG AAAACTGGGGGAGTTGGGGTACAAACGGAGCGCCAAGAAGTGCAAGGAGAAGTTCGAGAACGTGCACAAGTACTACAAGCGCACCAAGGAAGGCCGGGCAGGTCGCCAGGACGGCAAGAGCTACCGCTTCTTCAGCCAGCTGGAAGCTCTCTACAGTGGCAGCAGCGACGGCGGCGCCACCACCTCAACCGCCAACCCCGCCCCTGCTCCCCCCCTCGTTGCCGCCTCATCTGCCTTCAGCGCCGGCATGGCGGGACCACCCGTCAGCAGACCCCAGCCTATCTCTGCGACGGCCCCACCAACCATGGCGACGCCCACTAGGGTGGTCGTCCCCGATCTGGCGCTACCCGGGGGCCTGCAAGGACTCACGAGCTCTGCTGTCGCTGGGATAACGTTTTCGTGgaattcttcctcttcttcgtcgTCTTCGGACTCCGATGCCGAGGAAACCGGAGATGCCGATGAGAATCAGGAAGGGAGGAAGCGGAAACACGGCGGGGGGTCAGGACCAAGCCGGAAGATGATGGCCTTCTTCGATCGGTTGATGAACCAGGTGATGGAACGGCAGGATGCTATGCAGCAGCGGTTCTTAGAGGCCATCGAGAAGAGAGATCAGGACAGGACGATCCGAGACGAGGCCTGGCGGAGGCAGGAGATGGAGCGGCTCAATCGTGAGCAGGAGCTCTTAGCCCAGGAGCGCGTCATGGCTGCCTCCCGAGACACCGCCATAATCTCGTACCTTCAGAAGATAAGTGGGCAGGCCGTCCCCGTACCACCGATGCCTGCCACCCCTATCTCCATTGCTCCACTTTCGCCACAGCAGCCGTCTCAACATCCTCATGAACGATCACAGCCTCcgagacagcagcagcagcagcagacacCACGCGCACCAGAACAGTCACCCCAGAACCAGAACGAGTGTAAGCAACACCACAAGAGCAGCGAGGTCGTCCGGCACAAGTCTTCGTCGGCGTCAGAGATCGATCCCACTTTGGAGCCGCAGGAGGTTGTCGGAAGTGGGAGCCTCGAGCCCATGCCGTCATCCTCGCGGTGGCCAAGGGCGGAGGTGCATGCATTGATCAACCTCCGGAGCGGTCTCGAGTCGAAGTACCAGGAGGCCGGGCCGAAGGGGACACTGTGGGAAGAGATCTCAGCTGGAATGCAGCGGCTCGGCTATAACCGGAGCGCAAAGAGGTGCAAGGAGAAATGGGAGAACATCAACAAATACTTCAAGAAGGTGAAGGAAAGCAACAAGAAACGGCCGGAGGATTCCAAGACTTGCCCTTACTTCCACCAATTGGAAGCCATCTACCGCAAGAAACTCCTCAGCAGCGGGGGAACCagcagtggcagcggcaacaTCGTGGGAATTCAACGGCAGCAAGTCCAAGAAGCCAATCCACCTCCCAATCAACAGAAGAGTGACGCAGTAACAATCATGCCACAAGAACAAGCACCTCCGCCACCACAAGAACAAGCTGGAAGCAAAAATGGGAAGGACGGAAGCTCCAACAATCAAAATGGTGGGAATTCTGAGGGCGGCGAGGTTTCCCTCGGTATACAAGTACCAACTAGCAACGGGGGACTTCCCTCGAGATTCTTTGGCGAAGGATTAAACAAG AAAATTTCGTGA